The Streptomyces sp. Alt3 genome has a segment encoding these proteins:
- a CDS encoding roadblock/LC7 domain-containing protein, producing the protein MIQQRGNMDWMLKELADDVPSIHQIVVLSADGLRIARHGGDPDVADRLAAACAGLQSLAAAVATEIPYSDGLMKLVVIEVTGGFFYLMAAGAGAYLAVLAGETVDAGLVGARMRDMVVRIGAHLTSPPRHDGQAG; encoded by the coding sequence GTGATCCAGCAACGGGGAAACATGGACTGGATGCTCAAGGAACTGGCCGACGACGTACCGAGCATCCACCAGATCGTGGTGCTCTCCGCGGACGGCCTGCGCATCGCCCGGCACGGCGGGGACCCCGACGTCGCCGACCGTCTCGCCGCCGCCTGCGCCGGACTGCAGAGCCTGGCCGCCGCGGTCGCCACCGAGATCCCCTACAGCGACGGGCTGATGAAGCTCGTCGTCATCGAGGTCACCGGAGGGTTCTTCTACCTGATGGCCGCGGGTGCCGGCGCCTACCTCGCAGTCCTGGCCGGCGAGACGGTCGACGCCGGACTGGTGGGCGCCCGCATGCGCGACATGGTCGTCCGTATCGGCGCGCACCTGACCAGTCCCCCGCGCCACGACGGGCAGGCCGGATGA
- a CDS encoding VOC family protein, translating into MKLTEPVPGGPCWVELSTSDVGAAQAFYAGLFGWRSETDPRPEAGGYTTARLGEDAVAALSPLYRPEQLPAWTVSFATEDADASADAVRSAGGTVLMGPLDVFDQGRFAVVADPAGAVFSLWQARAFPGAGRFNDPGTLGWTELRTSDPQGALAFYPAVFGWTVSDSAHFTHWGVDGADFGGLKEQGEDERAETPPHWLPYFMVSDTERTAAGALTAGGEPLAHPVHIPGGPWVATLRDPQGARFGIHTP; encoded by the coding sequence ATGAAGCTCACGGAGCCGGTACCAGGTGGCCCTTGCTGGGTCGAACTGAGCACCTCGGACGTGGGGGCGGCCCAGGCGTTCTACGCCGGACTCTTCGGATGGCGGTCCGAGACCGACCCACGGCCCGAGGCGGGCGGCTACACCACGGCACGCCTCGGCGAGGACGCCGTCGCGGCCCTCAGCCCCCTCTACCGCCCGGAGCAGCTGCCGGCCTGGACCGTCTCCTTCGCCACCGAGGACGCGGACGCGTCCGCCGATGCCGTGCGGTCGGCGGGCGGCACGGTACTCATGGGCCCGCTGGACGTCTTCGACCAGGGCAGGTTCGCGGTGGTGGCCGACCCGGCGGGCGCGGTGTTCTCCCTGTGGCAGGCGCGCGCCTTTCCGGGCGCGGGCCGCTTCAACGATCCGGGGACCCTGGGCTGGACCGAGCTCCGCACCTCCGACCCGCAGGGCGCTCTCGCCTTCTATCCGGCGGTGTTCGGCTGGACCGTCAGCGACTCGGCGCACTTCACCCACTGGGGTGTGGACGGAGCCGACTTCGGCGGGCTGAAGGAACAGGGCGAGGACGAACGGGCGGAGACCCCTCCGCACTGGCTGCCCTACTTCATGGTCTCCGACACCGAGAGGACCGCGGCCGGGGCCCTGACCGCGGGAGGCGAGCCGCTGGCACACCCGGTACACATCCCCGGCGGACCCTGGGTCGCGACGCTCCGCGACCCCCAGGGGGCGAGGTTCGGCATCCACACGCCCTGA
- a CDS encoding MarR family winged helix-turn-helix transcriptional regulator, whose product MQAVDLSTHPGHLARRLQQAHHLLWNTMVSEEITSPQFAVLNALTAEPGLDQRTVGERVGLDRSTVAEVVTRLLRRELLGKVRDPQDGRRWLLRLTDEGVRTHGRLARRTAGMNQVFLGPLSTDEQSALFGLMRRVADAAEGIRVPEGAGPPARR is encoded by the coding sequence GTGCAGGCGGTCGACCTGAGTACCCACCCCGGGCACCTGGCCCGGCGCCTTCAGCAGGCGCACCACCTGCTGTGGAACACGATGGTCTCCGAGGAGATCACCTCCCCCCAGTTCGCCGTCCTGAACGCCCTGACCGCCGAACCCGGCCTCGATCAGCGGACGGTGGGGGAGCGGGTCGGGCTCGACCGGTCCACCGTCGCCGAGGTGGTCACCCGGCTGCTGCGCCGGGAGCTGCTCGGCAAGGTGCGCGACCCGCAGGACGGCCGCCGCTGGCTGCTCCGCCTCACGGACGAGGGCGTCCGCACCCACGGCCGGCTCGCCCGCCGCACGGCCGGGATGAACCAGGTCTTCCTCGGCCCGCTCTCCACGGACGAGCAGTCGGCCCTCTTCGGTCTGATGCGCAGGGTCGCGGACGCCGCCGAAGGCATCCGGGTGCCCGAGGGGGCAGGGCCGCCCGCGAGACGCTGA
- a CDS encoding MarR family winged helix-turn-helix transcriptional regulator, which produces MTDDIVASVVRQWQAVSPGLDTGPMELIGRINRCAALLQQAEDAPLRSAGLNRAEFDLLGAMRRTDRELTPGELARETFSSGAAVTKRLRALQESGLIDRRSDVRDRRVVHVGLTGAGRDLVDRLLPEQLAYERAVLSGLDEETRSGLSGQLGELLVQLEGRLGGRR; this is translated from the coding sequence GTGACCGACGACATCGTGGCCTCGGTGGTACGGCAGTGGCAGGCCGTCAGCCCGGGGCTGGACACGGGGCCGATGGAACTCATCGGCCGCATCAACCGCTGTGCGGCCCTCCTCCAGCAGGCCGAGGACGCGCCACTGAGGTCCGCCGGACTGAACCGTGCCGAATTCGACCTGCTCGGAGCGATGCGGCGCACCGACCGTGAACTCACCCCCGGCGAACTGGCCCGTGAGACCTTCTCGTCGGGGGCAGCCGTCACGAAGCGACTGCGCGCCCTGCAGGAGTCCGGTCTGATCGACCGCCGCAGCGACGTCAGGGACCGCAGGGTCGTCCACGTCGGGCTCACGGGGGCGGGGCGCGACCTGGTCGACCGTCTGCTGCCCGAACAGCTCGCCTACGAGCGTGCGGTGCTCTCGGGGCTCGACGAGGAGACGCGCAGCGGTCTGAGCGGACAGCTCGGTGAGCTGCTGGTGCAACTGGAGGGCCGGCTCGGCGGCCGTCGCTGA
- a CDS encoding cytochrome P450, whose amino-acid sequence MTTPFQYEPGSSAGPVPPPQCPAHSMGIGPGGLRRLYGPEAETDPAGLYEKLRAEHGTVAPVLLHEDVPAWLVLGHSENLHMTRTPSQFSRDSRRWRGLQDGSVAPDHPLAPLFTWQPVCSFAEGAEHERLRGAVTDSMARIDTRGVRRHINRYSNRLVNDFCAEGRAELVNQFAERLPMMVMCAIIGMPEEYDDRLVQAARDMTRGSETAVASNAYVIGALDRLVQRRRAAPAEDFATWLVEHPAGLTDKEVSEHLRVVLIVAYETTTNLIANVLRMVLTDPRFRARLSGGHMTVPEAVEQTLWDEPPFTAVLGRWAVGDTELGGQQIKAGDALIVGIAPANTDPAVRPDLTLSMEGNRAHMAFSSGPHECPGQDIGRAIADVGVDALLMRLPDLELAVDEDKLSRAGNFMSRHLVDLPATFAPAPQQEIDEEPLPAVARPRTHGDWVVASPAVRGAAPVGRVSPGAPAAPADTASAEGAVIPAQRSGPAKVWRAVVRWWNGH is encoded by the coding sequence GTGACAACCCCCTTCCAGTACGAACCCGGATCGTCCGCAGGCCCGGTTCCGCCCCCGCAATGCCCCGCGCACTCCATGGGAATCGGGCCCGGCGGGCTGCGCCGGCTCTACGGACCCGAGGCCGAGACCGACCCCGCCGGTCTGTACGAGAAGCTGCGCGCCGAACACGGCACGGTCGCGCCCGTCCTGCTGCACGAGGACGTCCCCGCCTGGCTGGTCCTCGGACACAGCGAGAACCTCCACATGACCCGCACCCCCTCGCAGTTCTCCCGCGACTCGCGGCGCTGGCGTGGCCTGCAGGACGGCAGCGTGGCCCCCGACCACCCGCTCGCCCCGCTCTTCACCTGGCAGCCCGTCTGCTCCTTCGCCGAGGGCGCCGAACACGAACGGCTGCGCGGCGCGGTCACCGACAGCATGGCGCGCATCGACACCCGCGGCGTGCGCCGCCACATCAACCGGTACTCCAACCGGCTCGTCAACGACTTCTGCGCCGAGGGCAGGGCCGAGCTGGTCAACCAGTTCGCCGAGCGGCTCCCGATGATGGTGATGTGCGCGATCATCGGCATGCCGGAGGAGTACGACGACCGTCTGGTCCAGGCCGCCCGTGACATGACGCGTGGCTCGGAGACCGCCGTCGCCAGCAACGCCTATGTCATCGGCGCCCTGGACCGGCTGGTCCAGCGCCGAAGGGCCGCACCGGCGGAGGACTTCGCCACCTGGCTGGTCGAACACCCCGCGGGCCTCACCGACAAGGAGGTCAGCGAGCACCTGAGGGTGGTCCTGATCGTCGCCTACGAGACGACCACCAATCTGATCGCCAACGTCCTGCGCATGGTGCTCACCGACCCCAGGTTCCGGGCCAGGCTCAGCGGGGGGCACATGACCGTGCCCGAGGCGGTCGAGCAGACCCTCTGGGACGAGCCGCCCTTCACCGCGGTCCTCGGCCGCTGGGCGGTGGGCGACACCGAGCTCGGCGGGCAGCAGATCAAGGCCGGTGACGCCCTGATCGTCGGCATCGCGCCGGCCAACACGGATCCCGCCGTACGGCCCGACCTGACCCTCAGCATGGAGGGCAACCGCGCCCACATGGCGTTCAGCAGCGGCCCCCACGAGTGCCCGGGCCAGGACATCGGACGCGCCATCGCCGACGTCGGCGTCGACGCCCTCCTGATGCGCCTGCCCGACCTGGAGCTCGCGGTCGACGAGGACAAGCTGAGCCGGGCCGGGAACTTCATGTCACGGCATCTCGTGGACCTGCCGGCGACGTTCGCCCCGGCGCCGCAGCAGGAGATCGACGAGGAACCACTGCCCGCCGTGGCCCGGCCCCGGACACACGGCGACTGGGTGGTCGCCTCACCCGCCGTCCGCGGGGCGGCGCCCGTCGGCCGCGTTTCCCCCGGGGCGCCCGCCGCCCCCGCGGACACCGCGTCCGCGGAGGGCGCCGTCATCCCGGCGCAGCGGAGCGGGCCGGCGAAGGTCTGGCGTGCCGTCGTGCGGTGGTGGAACGGCCACTGA
- a CDS encoding sensor histidine kinase — MVRVESPPTKRDIPVVRAALLPVVLMAGATAAGAVPVTGATRAAVVWCGAVATVVVATLAVVLNRRRRATRVQRAEYERRIAALEHRIATYDQETERLSKELLPAAIRRLRASNSPQEVMRDIVDADASYRNLPKAQRALVLQVLDIIDNEEAMRDSAQRAFVSVARRVQAIVHRQASELREMEDHHGRNPDVFDDLLRIDHGTALIGRLADSIAVLGGARPSRQWPKAVPLFSVLRGAMSRILEYQRVDLHSIAKVAIVGTAVEPLIHACAELLDNATRYSPPQTRVHVTAVEVQTGIAIEIEDGGVSLSEEARVRAENMLAQAQAGINMNDLGESPRLGMAVVGRLARMYQLQVSLRQSAYGGVRAVLIVPRDMITTGPAPGIAHGIGATSRPQSSLDMSQMQHVVPPRGKHKARPAATGPVPSLATPVPQPAPAASAARPGPAASAAMGDDEIVVTEWTEGGLPQRRSRGRAPLGSHNLPQQSAPAAEPAARNGHNGHGGGGTAPPGLWLEAFTQAVNGVPRDPGNDTDSDDAWDKGDEK; from the coding sequence ATGGTCCGTGTTGAATCACCGCCGACCAAAAGAGACATCCCCGTAGTCCGTGCCGCGCTCCTGCCCGTGGTGCTGATGGCAGGCGCCACCGCTGCCGGCGCGGTGCCGGTCACCGGAGCCACACGGGCGGCAGTCGTCTGGTGCGGTGCGGTCGCCACAGTCGTGGTCGCCACGCTCGCCGTCGTACTGAACCGCCGACGCCGGGCGACGCGCGTCCAGCGGGCCGAGTACGAACGGCGCATCGCGGCCCTGGAACACAGGATCGCCACCTACGACCAGGAGACCGAACGGCTCAGCAAGGAACTCCTGCCCGCGGCCATCCGCCGGCTGCGCGCCAGCAACTCCCCGCAGGAGGTGATGCGCGACATCGTCGACGCCGACGCGTCCTACCGCAACCTCCCCAAGGCGCAGCGTGCCCTGGTCCTCCAGGTCCTCGACATCATCGACAACGAAGAGGCGATGCGTGACTCCGCGCAGCGCGCCTTCGTCAGTGTCGCCCGCCGGGTCCAGGCCATCGTCCACCGGCAGGCCAGTGAACTCCGGGAGATGGAGGACCACCACGGGCGCAACCCCGACGTCTTCGACGACCTCCTGCGCATCGACCACGGCACCGCGCTGATCGGCCGCCTCGCCGACTCCATCGCCGTACTCGGCGGCGCACGCCCCAGCCGCCAGTGGCCCAAGGCCGTGCCGCTGTTCAGCGTGCTGCGTGGCGCCATGTCCCGGATCCTGGAGTACCAGCGCGTCGACCTGCACTCGATCGCCAAGGTCGCCATCGTCGGCACCGCGGTCGAGCCGCTCATCCACGCCTGCGCCGAGCTCCTCGACAACGCGACGCGCTACTCGCCGCCGCAGACCCGGGTGCACGTCACCGCGGTCGAGGTGCAGACGGGCATCGCCATCGAGATCGAGGACGGCGGCGTCAGCCTCAGCGAGGAAGCCCGTGTGCGGGCCGAGAACATGCTCGCCCAGGCACAGGCCGGCATCAACATGAACGACCTGGGGGAGTCCCCGCGCCTCGGCATGGCCGTGGTCGGCCGGCTCGCCCGCATGTACCAACTCCAGGTCTCCCTGCGGCAGTCCGCGTACGGCGGGGTCCGCGCCGTCCTCATCGTGCCGCGCGACATGATCACCACCGGCCCCGCTCCAGGCATCGCGCACGGCATCGGCGCCACCTCGCGGCCCCAGAGCTCGCTCGACATGTCGCAGATGCAGCACGTCGTCCCCCCGCGGGGCAAGCACAAGGCGCGCCCCGCCGCGACCGGCCCCGTCCCGTCGCTCGCGACCCCCGTCCCCCAACCGGCCCCGGCGGCCTCGGCCGCACGGCCCGGGCCCGCCGCCTCGGCGGCCATGGGCGACGACGAGATCGTCGTGACCGAGTGGACCGAGGGCGGGCTCCCGCAGCGCCGCAGCCGAGGGCGCGCACCCCTCGGATCGCACAACCTCCCGCAACAGTCCGCGCCGGCCGCCGAACCGGCCGCGCGCAACGGGCACAACGGACACGGTGGCGGCGGGACGGCACCGCCCGGCCTCTGGCTGGAGGCCTTCACCCAGGCCGTCAACGGTGTGCCCAGGGACCCCGGGAACGACACAGACTCTGATGACGCGTGGGACAAGGGAGACGAGAAGTGA
- a CDS encoding GTP-binding protein — MDFRSSDTVTGPRSEDVLPDTATAAVKVVVVGGFGVGKTTMVGSVSEIRPLTTEETMTQAGVGVDDNVGVETKTATTVAMDFGRISLSDELILYLFGTPGQERFWFLWNGLFEGALGAVVLIDTRRLQVSFDVIGRLEERGVPFVVAVNTFPGAPKHPVEALRSALDLPDEVPMIDCDARLRASSRDVLMTLMRYLHSLAVPLT, encoded by the coding sequence ATGGACTTCAGAAGCTCTGACACGGTCACGGGCCCCCGCAGCGAGGACGTCCTCCCCGACACGGCCACGGCCGCGGTGAAGGTCGTCGTCGTCGGCGGGTTCGGGGTCGGCAAGACGACCATGGTCGGATCGGTCAGCGAGATCCGGCCCCTGACGACCGAAGAGACCATGACCCAGGCCGGTGTCGGCGTGGACGACAACGTGGGGGTGGAGACCAAGACGGCCACCACCGTCGCGATGGACTTCGGCCGGATCAGTCTCAGCGACGAACTGATCCTCTATCTGTTCGGCACCCCCGGCCAGGAACGTTTCTGGTTCCTCTGGAACGGGCTCTTCGAAGGGGCACTCGGAGCCGTCGTCCTCATCGACACCCGGCGGCTCCAGGTCAGCTTCGACGTCATCGGCAGGCTGGAGGAGCGCGGCGTGCCGTTCGTCGTGGCCGTCAACACCTTCCCCGGCGCCCCGAAACACCCCGTCGAGGCCCTGCGCAGCGCGCTGGACCTGCCGGACGAGGTTCCGATGATCGACTGCGACGCGCGGCTGCGAGCCTCCAGCCGCGACGTGCTGATGACCCTGATGCGCTACCTGCACAGCCTCGCCGTGCCGCTCACCTGA
- the pcaG gene encoding protocatechuate 3,4-dioxygenase subunit alpha — protein MSHAPTPSQTVGPFYGYALPFPGGAEVAPAGHPGTVTVHGHVLDGRGEPVPDAIVETWQPAPDGSRTGLPGSMRHDPATGRVIGRNGVDFTGFGRAPTDADGRWAVRTLPPGGVPYICAAVFARGLVQHLYTRVYLPDLLDAGTDAGDPLLESLDAGRRATLIATRTDPRTYRFDIRLQGDGETVFLEFS, from the coding sequence ATGTCCCACGCCCCGACTCCCTCCCAGACCGTGGGCCCCTTCTACGGCTACGCCCTGCCCTTCCCCGGGGGCGCCGAGGTCGCCCCGGCCGGACATCCCGGCACGGTCACCGTGCACGGCCACGTGCTCGACGGCCGGGGCGAGCCCGTGCCCGACGCGATCGTCGAGACCTGGCAGCCCGCACCCGACGGATCGCGGACGGGCCTCCCGGGATCGATGCGCCACGACCCCGCGACGGGGAGGGTGATCGGACGCAACGGGGTCGACTTCACCGGCTTCGGCCGTGCGCCGACGGACGCGGACGGGCGATGGGCCGTGCGTACGCTCCCGCCCGGCGGGGTCCCCTACATCTGTGCGGCGGTGTTCGCCCGCGGCCTGGTCCAGCACCTCTACACCCGCGTGTATCTCCCCGATCTGCTCGACGCGGGGACGGACGCGGGCGATCCGCTGCTGGAGTCGCTGGACGCGGGACGGCGCGCGACACTGATCGCGACACGCACGGACCCCCGTACCTACCGTTTCGACATCCGCCTCCAGGGCGACGGCGAGACGGTCTTCCTGGAGTTCAGCTGA
- a CDS encoding FUSC family protein gives MSDTAVRSRKPSVHKLPVIGVLRLNSPAEIWYKPALSVVVASAVPNLLLYSLGRLDLVMYTMAGSLCALYGHNLPYARRAHTVLRVILGMSAGLAAALVTASLTDSTAVLIAVGALLAAVQKTFCDATRIGPPGNVIFAFVTSAALFVPQELGQVPGHMALMLAAGAFSWLVTAGPALWHKEGPERLATARALDAAAAYAAEPDARSRHAAAAAVQGAWQSLLASGRPTPVRQELERLVVHAERALATPAADGHVPGTDPDELRRWAAGTRARGPVPSPPPAPGTIEQLFGIDAERSGERMRRGRREGRRRLLRALGPGSPVLPVAARTLVGCALAGYVSSALGVGHPYWAIVTAASVYQPNLALSWSRGLQRTVGNLLGVLVFAAVIPLARTGPLTLVLCVLLFNFAAEALITRNYWLGSVAVTPMALLILEFGGFQPAGLLIRDRALDTLVGVAVGFLVAVAVTNRRASGRVERALAAAGDARDRAERAVADPAADPPTLETARRRLTAALVELRDAGDVASGEWWQRALPEEELLAAEQAGHRTLAATAQRQGLISLPPANGAV, from the coding sequence GTGAGTGATACAGCTGTGCGATCCCGGAAGCCATCCGTCCACAAACTGCCGGTCATCGGGGTCCTGCGGCTCAACAGCCCCGCGGAGATCTGGTACAAGCCCGCGCTGAGTGTGGTCGTGGCGTCGGCCGTCCCGAATCTGCTGCTGTACTCCCTCGGCCGGCTCGACCTGGTCATGTACACCATGGCGGGCTCGTTGTGCGCGCTCTACGGCCACAACCTGCCGTACGCCCGCAGGGCCCACACCGTCCTCCGAGTGATCCTGGGGATGTCCGCCGGGCTCGCGGCCGCCCTGGTCACCGCCTCGCTCACCGACTCCACCGCCGTACTGATCGCCGTCGGCGCGCTGCTCGCCGCCGTGCAGAAGACCTTCTGCGACGCGACCCGCATCGGGCCGCCCGGCAACGTGATCTTCGCCTTCGTCACCTCGGCCGCGCTCTTCGTGCCGCAGGAGCTCGGGCAGGTCCCGGGACACATGGCGCTGATGCTGGCCGCGGGCGCCTTCTCCTGGCTGGTCACCGCGGGCCCCGCCCTGTGGCACAAGGAAGGTCCCGAGCGTCTCGCGACCGCCCGCGCGCTCGACGCCGCCGCGGCGTACGCGGCTGAGCCCGACGCCCGGAGCCGGCACGCAGCCGCGGCGGCGGTGCAGGGCGCGTGGCAGTCACTGCTCGCCTCGGGCCGGCCCACCCCCGTGCGCCAGGAACTGGAACGTCTCGTCGTCCACGCCGAGCGTGCCCTCGCCACTCCTGCTGCCGACGGCCACGTCCCGGGAACCGACCCCGACGAGCTGCGCCGGTGGGCGGCGGGGACCCGGGCCCGGGGGCCCGTCCCCAGCCCCCCGCCCGCGCCGGGCACCATCGAGCAGCTCTTCGGGATCGACGCCGAACGGTCCGGTGAACGGATGCGGCGTGGGCGGCGCGAGGGCAGGCGCCGGCTACTGCGCGCGCTCGGCCCCGGCTCACCGGTGCTGCCGGTCGCAGCCCGCACGCTCGTCGGCTGTGCCCTGGCCGGTTACGTGTCCTCGGCGCTCGGCGTCGGCCACCCGTACTGGGCGATCGTCACCGCGGCCTCCGTCTACCAGCCCAACCTCGCCCTCTCCTGGAGCCGGGGCCTGCAGCGGACCGTCGGCAACCTCCTCGGCGTGCTGGTCTTCGCCGCCGTCATCCCCCTCGCACGGACCGGACCGCTCACCCTCGTCCTGTGCGTCCTCCTCTTCAACTTCGCCGCCGAGGCGCTGATCACCCGCAACTACTGGCTCGGTTCCGTCGCCGTGACCCCGATGGCCCTGCTGATCCTGGAGTTCGGCGGGTTCCAGCCGGCGGGCCTGCTGATCAGGGACCGGGCCCTGGACACGCTCGTGGGCGTCGCGGTCGGCTTCCTCGTCGCGGTCGCCGTCACCAACCGCAGGGCCTCCGGCCGCGTGGAGCGGGCTCTCGCCGCGGCAGGGGACGCCAGGGACCGCGCCGAACGCGCGGTCGCCGACCCGGCGGCCGACCCTCCGACGCTGGAGACGGCCCGCAGGAGGCTGACCGCCGCCCTCGTCGAACTGCGCGACGCCGGCGACGTCGCCTCGGGCGAATGGTGGCAGCGCGCACTTCCCGAGGAGGAGTTGCTCGCCGCTGAGCAGGCAGGACACCGTACGCTCGCGGCGACAGCACAACGGCAGGGACTGATCTCCCTGCCCCCGGCGAACGGAGCGGTGTGA
- the pcaH gene encoding protocatechuate 3,4-dioxygenase subunit beta — MTARDLPAPPLPDGLSQQEIDSEVARAQASAEPGAHHPPRDYPPYRSSHFRHPHLSPIPVRDPEAVELSGPAFGVTDVTALDRDLTAQHAGEPLGERITVTGRVLDRAGRPVRGQLVEVWQANASGRYAHQLDQHPAPLDPNFTGFGRCLTDEHGGYAFTTVRPGAYPWRNHTNAWRPAHIHFSLFGTSFSQRLVTQMYFPGDPLLPYDPVIRSVTDRAARERLVSAYDHELSVPEWSLGYRWDIILDGPCATWTEEEGDH; from the coding sequence ATGACCGCACGTGACCTTCCCGCACCTCCCCTGCCCGACGGGCTGAGCCAGCAGGAGATCGACTCCGAGGTGGCCAGGGCCCAGGCGTCGGCCGAACCGGGTGCCCACCATCCGCCGCGCGACTACCCGCCGTACCGCAGCAGCCACTTCCGCCACCCGCACCTCTCGCCGATCCCCGTGCGCGACCCGGAGGCGGTCGAACTGTCCGGGCCGGCCTTCGGCGTCACGGACGTCACCGCGCTGGACCGCGACCTCACCGCGCAGCACGCCGGCGAGCCGCTCGGCGAGCGGATCACCGTGACCGGACGGGTACTGGACCGGGCCGGACGGCCGGTGCGGGGCCAGCTCGTCGAGGTGTGGCAGGCCAACGCCTCCGGGCGGTACGCCCACCAGCTGGACCAGCACCCGGCCCCGCTCGACCCGAACTTCACCGGTTTCGGGCGGTGCCTGACGGACGAGCACGGCGGCTACGCGTTCACGACCGTCAGACCGGGCGCGTATCCGTGGCGCAACCACACCAACGCCTGGCGCCCCGCGCACATCCACTTCTCCCTGTTCGGGACGTCCTTCAGCCAGCGGCTCGTCACCCAGATGTACTTTCCCGGCGACCCGCTCCTCCCCTACGACCCGGTGATCCGCTCCGTCACCGACCGGGCCGCGCGCGAGCGGCTGGTCTCGGCCTACGACCACGAACTGTCCGTCCCCGAGTGGTCCCTCGGCTACCGCTGGGACATCATCCTGGACGGGCCCTGCGCCACCTGGACCGAGGAAGAGGGCGACCACTGA
- a CDS encoding DUF742 domain-containing protein codes for MSPPRRERRKADPAVSDPERLYVITGAPDGERAALDLVTMVVAQAEPSPTVQPEQAAILRLCKAPLSVAEISAYLSLPFSVVTSLLTELLATELIESRAPIVRAALPDRSLLEAVMHGLQKL; via the coding sequence ATGAGTCCTCCCCGACGAGAACGCCGGAAGGCCGACCCGGCGGTGAGCGACCCGGAACGGCTGTACGTGATCACCGGTGCCCCCGACGGCGAGAGAGCGGCGCTCGACCTCGTCACGATGGTGGTGGCGCAGGCCGAGCCGTCGCCGACGGTCCAGCCCGAACAGGCCGCGATCCTGCGGCTCTGCAAGGCGCCGCTGTCCGTCGCCGAGATCTCGGCCTACCTGAGTCTCCCCTTCAGCGTGGTCACTTCGCTCCTGACAGAACTCCTGGCGACCGAACTGATCGAGTCGCGCGCGCCCATCGTCCGCGCCGCGCTCCCGGACCGGTCCCTCCTCGAAGCGGTGATGCATGGACTTCAGAAGCTCTGA